The genomic segment GCGCCCAGCAGGGGTGAGCATGAACACGCGGATATTATCGCGGCCACGCATCGCATACTCCGCAGAAGAGCCCGTATCGCCAGAGGTAGCGCCCACAATATTCAGCGCTTGGTCGCGCCGGGTGAGCTCGTATTCAAAAAGCTCGCCCAGTAGCTGCATGGCCATGTCCTTAAACGCGGCCGTGGGGCCCATAGATAGCCGCCCCAATAGCAAGTTATCTCCGAGCTCTACCACGGGCACAATATCCGGATCGGAGAACTTGGGAGTGGTGTAGGCGCGCTCGCAGATACCCCGCAGGTCCTCAGCGGGGATGTCATCCACAAACAGCTGCAGAACTTCAAAAGCGAGGGCGGCGTAGCCGTCGTTGTTCAGCACGCGCCGCCACTGGCTGAGCTGCTCATCGCTGAGCTGGGGGTAGCTCTCAGGCAGGAAGAGGCCGCCATCGGGGGCAAGCCCGCCGAGGAGAATATCGGTGAAGCTGTAGGGGGTGGCCGAGGTATCGCGAGTAGAAATGTAGTGCACCTCACCCAGCTTAGGGTGTTGGTGCAGGGAGCAAAACTTCCCACCCTCTCGTGGTGGGGTGCAGCTCCCCTGAAGCGGGGAAGCAGCTCGGCGGGGCGGATATTCACCCAGTGTGCGAGGGTAGAGTTAGACGTTATGCCCACACCTGATTTCATTGTTTCGCTTCGTGAAAAAATCGGCCACGAGCCGCTGCTACTACCCGGAGTCACGGCCATCGTGTTGCGCGATTCCACCACCGGTTCCTTTCTCAACGCCCCCGAGGTGTTGCTAGTCCGCCGCGCTGATAGCGGCGCGTGGACTCCGGTCACTGGCATCGTTGATCCCGGCGAGGAGCCCACCACCACCGCCGAACGCGAGGTGAAGGAGGAAACGTGTCTCGACGCCCGCGTGGTGGCTCTGCTTGGTTGCGGGGCGGTGGGGCCTGTGACCTATCCCAATGGCGATGTCACCTCCTATATTGATACGGCCTATCGCTTGGAGCTGGTGGGGGAGGCAGACCCGGCGGTAGGGGATGAGGAATCGGTGGACGTCGGGTGGTTCAGTATTGCCCAGTTACCGTCTTCGGTGGCACCGCGCTTTCGATTGTTGATTGCGGACGCGGTTGCGCAACGACGCCGCCCCCAGGGCTATAGCCCTCGCATGGGCTATCACAAACGCGATAAGCCTGCCTTCTAAACGCCTGAGAACCTCTATTCAGCTGCTTTACACCGACCGTGAGATCGCCGTTGTGTGGCCCTGTGGGGGAGGGGTCAAGCGGTGGCCAAAATAGACATAAAGGGTTCGGGTTTAGGGGTGATGGTAGGGGGTAATGGGGTGCAAAGTGACAGGACATGTATGTCTGCTTACCGATTGGTAGCTTGGGTTCAGGCATGGCGGTGATCGCTTCCCCAGGGGCGGGGGTATGGCCCGTTACGCTAGCGTAGCTTAGCCTTGGGGACATGGGATGAATTTCTTAAAACCGCAGCTAGAACTTGGTTACGATTCCGTAGTTTCGGGATTTACGATGGGGGAAATATGCACCCCGAAAAGGGGTGGTGACGCCACCGTAACTTAGCAGGTTAATGTGACTCAGGACACATCTGATGTCACATCTTAGGTGTGG from the Corynebacterium ciconiae DSM 44920 genome contains:
- a CDS encoding NUDIX hydrolase → MPTPDFIVSLREKIGHEPLLLPGVTAIVLRDSTTGSFLNAPEVLLVRRADSGAWTPVTGIVDPGEEPTTTAEREVKEETCLDARVVALLGCGAVGPVTYPNGDVTSYIDTAYRLELVGEADPAVGDEESVDVGWFSIAQLPSSVAPRFRLLIADAVAQRRRPQGYSPRMGYHKRDKPAF